The Salvelinus fontinalis isolate EN_2023a chromosome 9, ASM2944872v1, whole genome shotgun sequence sequence AGCATTGACAGCCTCCGGCTACCAGGGGCTGATGTGGCACTTTGAGGGGGAGAGGGCGACAGAGTGCAGTCAGGGGACAGGGAGAGCCGGGCCACTTCAGGGGAtttggcttctctctgaaacacaTCTATAAATTATACATAGTTTATTAGACAACATTTCAGACTGTGTTGTGGTAGTGTGATCTCAAGTTATTCTGTGTTTAAATCCCTGGATTTAGATTTGGATTTCTTGGTTTTATATTTCCTATACTGAGTAGGTTTGGCATGTTTGATGGCCTTCTTAACCAGAGATGAGAGAGACTCGCCTGGAGAGGGGGACTGGGAAGATGAGTCTGTTGAGTCAATGTTTAACCAGTGACTCAAACCAGCGCTCTCTTTTtttccctcctcttcttcctccttgcCACTGAAAATGCTGATACtttcatcatcttcatcatcctcctcttcatcaccATTCAGGATGGTCAGTATCTGAGGCCCATCCCTCTCCATGGCTAATAGACGTCTGGAACACAAAGCAATAGAAAGTGAAAAATCGGTTCAGtaatctctcacacagacagtaagtaagtgagtgagtgagtgagtaggtgGATTAGGTGGTCAGTACTTGTTATGCTGTTCCCTCCAGGCCCTGAGCTCAGAGAACACATCACTGCGCTGGCATCCTTCTTGCTCCTCAAGGTCATAGGTGTTCTCCGGATCATGGAGGGGCGGGGTGCTAGGAGTGGACACAGGGGAGGGGGCTGCATTCTGCATAAGGAGGCAGTAAGGGAATTTGATTAAGCTGGCCCGGGCGCCTAGGTAGGCGGACATTGCACCGGTTGAAAAGTGATTGCATTCATTTTTGAACCGTGCATGAGCCAGGTGCCCGTTATGGCCGGCAGCAAAGTCGGCTCAAAACAAAATTGACGTAGTTTAAGCACGTGGAGTAATCAGTAGCATTCTTTGTTTTCACATTCAAAAGTTATTGCTTTTCATGAAAATGTATTATCTgcattcccaatgaaaactagtgAGAAAATTCTAACAGATATTTTATGCTGTACTTTTCTGGGCTAAACctggttgaataaacgttgtttccacatcatttaacCAAAAAAATACAATGTGttgacgttgaatcaacatggaaaactgattggatttgcaaaaagtcatcaacgtaattTTGTCTTTTTTTCAGAGAACTTTTAACCGAAATCCAATGACATAGTGAATTATTTTGTTGATTTGACCttgaattcatgttagttgacaactcaaccaaatataaatcaaaactagatgttgaacagACGTCTGTACCCAGTGGGATGCTACCTTGTTGACCAAATGACAGAGATAACTGTTCGATTTCCGCAGGGCGCGCCTCCCTCACCGGCTTCGCCCGATCACGTGACGGGCCATAGCCCGGGTCAACCCTGGCTAGCTTAATAAAATCCCCTCAGTAAGAGAGAAAGATGAATGAGTTTTGCGAtagaagagggatagagagacggagggagttaGAGActaatagagggatagagggacagGAATagtaagagggatggagagatagaaaaATGATACAAAGGGAGACAAAATACAGAGAAGATCTGAAAGAGAAATTAGGGATAAAGAttaaagagagagaatgacagctcaagagagagaagagtgtgACAGCAGTTTGAGAGTGAGTGACGGATGGCAGGTCTATAGAGATGACAAGGTGACAGATCGCCTGGCATTGGCAGTGCTCCATCTGTCATGTCACCGGGGCAACAGCTGCATCCCTCtatcaccctcccctcctctctctgataATTATCTCCTTCTGTTCATCCTGACATCACattagagagacagggggagatgtCACGTCACCCAGTCATAATGGCCTGTCACAAAGAGGGGTAaccgcaggtagcctagcggttaaagaCAGCATGTTCGAAATCTGCCGTTCCAGCCTTGATCAAGTACGTATTTACTTAATTTATTTGATATTAATGGTTAACAATTAATGCTAATGCTGTGTTTTTATGGTCTTCACTCTAGTTCCATGTAGCTAATCTGGGCGTATGGTCACCAGAGATGGCTTGAGCTGACAAACGAGTTAAAGACTGCATTACATAGACAAGAATGTGTTTTACTAGAGCTAGCTTAGGAGTAGAACAATCCCTCACTGGGGTGGGGGGAGGACCAACCATGAATAAGCATTCTTAGTGTCAGCTATATAAAGTCAGCTATATAAAGAACTCTGCATTTGTGTAAGGGTTAGGTTACTCGGTCCAACACTCAAGGGATTTTGGGTCAACCagcctcattattgcaataattaatcgatattGAATAAATATAATTGTTTGAAGAAGTCTCTCTCACTTGATTAAAATATTCCATGACACAAGGTAGTTGactccaacaacaactgctcctcgGGTGACGcggacgtcgattaaggcagccccccgcacctctcttgattcagaggggttggattaaatgcggaagacaaatttcggttgaatgcattcagttgtgcaactgactacatATCCCCTTTCCCCAACACATAACTACTCCCCTTCACTCTGGGCCACTTTCCCCTGACGCTGGAAAACTGTGTCAAATCTCTGCTGTGGTCAATGTGCCAGAGAGGACTCAAGTTTGTCAAATAAGGATTGAGACGCTGCAGTTAATTAGCTTCATGCTAATGATGGGTCAACAAACCCTCATCTTCTGTCGCCTGGCTCTGAGGGCCTGGACAGGGCTCCCACAGAACAAGACCTTCCCTGCACCTGGAGAGAAACAAAACCATTTCATTACTATGGAGGATAGCTAATCAGGGATGGGATTGTCACAATATAGGAATTTAGAAAAATTGCTAAAGGTATAAGGCATAGTATGCCTGAACTCTGGGGTTGGAAAATCAAAGATCtctgatttaaaaatatataatgaaTCTTCAGACACTGTTACAAGATGTCCTCATGGTGGCAGTGTTGAATAATTATACAGGTGAAAAGGATACAAAACAATAAGCCTGATTCATTATATGGACCTATTCAAGGACGTAAACTGAAGCTTTATATGTGGAGATGGTAGGGCTTTCAGTGCCAAGGACACCAATACAGTGTCTCACCGTGTGTCAGAATGCTAGCGTCTGGGTCCACAGAGACTGGATCTGCATCAGTAGAACCAGATCTGGACCCGGGAGGGGAGAGGGCTCTGTACCCAGCCGCTGATAAGGGTCGTGACCCAGACAGGGGTCTGGAGCCGGCTGCTGAGAGGGGCCTGGCAGTGACCGGTCGGCTGGAGGGACGGGAACTGGAGAGGCTGCTAGCTAGGCGCTGGCCAGAGCTGGGTCTGGAGTAGGCACACACACTGACTGCTCTCTTCTCTATGgccagacagggtagagggaaaATATTGCATATCAAAACCCAGAGTAGTAGAACTGGCCTGGTGGATCTACTGTCTTTGATGTtcagatacagtgcatttggaaagtattcagaccccttggctttttccacattttgttatgttacaattgtttttttccctcatcaatctacacacaataccccataagcaaaagcaaaaacgtttttatttgaaatgtttgcaacaaatgtatatttaaaaaaaacggaaatatcacatttacataagtattcagaccatttaatcagtactttgttgatgcacctttggcagtgattacagcctcgagtcttcttgggtatgacgcgacaagcttggcacacctgtatttggggagtttctcccattcttctctgcacatcctctcaagctctgtcaggttggatggggagtgtcgctgcacagctattttcaggtctctccagaaatgttcgatcgggttcaagtccggactctggctgggccactcaaggacattcacagacttgtcccgaagccactcctacgttgtcttggctgtgtgtttagggttgttgtcctgttggaaggtggaacttcgccccagtctgaggtccgttctgtactttgccccgttcatctttcctttgatcctgactagtctcctagtccctaacgctgaaaaacatccccacagcatgatgctgccaccaccatgcaacAAGGTTCTCTGTTGAATGACCTGTTTAGCCTGAATTgaccacgtctggaggaaacctggcaccatccctacggtgggaTGGTgccagggatggtgccaggtttcctccagacgtggtcAATTCAGGCTAAACAGGTCATTCAacagagaaccttgtttctcatagtctgagagtcctttagctcaaactccaagcgggctgtcacgtgccttttattgaggagtggcttccgtctggccactctaccataaaagcccgattggtggagtgctgcagagatggttgtccttctgcaaggttctcccatctccacagaggaactctggagctctgtcagagtgaccatcgggttcttggtcacctccctgaccaaggctcttctcccccaattgctcagttgaccgggcggccagctctaacatgctgaccagaccggacacgtcgcgtgcgcaggcgtcgcaaaataaatttagaaatccatgttattcaattattgcacccacactactCGCACGCGCCAACGAGAGTCTGCgttaccaagggctaaaatagaactcctttctatttctgacgcagatcgcgctgaaagtcctgcctctccctgctcatcattggtttatagaagcaggtacccacgtaacatctcctcattggttatacccacgtgggtgattgaaagatgaactgtttTGCctgtagtcgtggtaatactatgaaagtttagatgtgatcaccatataagttcaatgatgaaaaagcctggaaggaggagagatgacgagaaacgatttggttgaccgttttatgtgtggattaatttgtcggagtagaggaccttgtgcagttcaggtaaaataacaactcaatgtttatatcccaggacaaattagctagcaacagcaagctagctaaatagcacaaattagctagcaagtgcaagctaactagttaaattgccatacatgtttaatgcttttcgacctgtccccaaattaatgtcattggttcagagtttgttttgatattttaagctgcgtgtcgtgatcgcgtttggtgtagggggacaaaatacatttatgcatgatagcgcacgcgcgcagccggtttgggttccgtgatagaagagtcttggtggttccaaacttcttccatttaagaatgatggaggccactgtgttcttggagaccttcaacgctgcagaaatgttttagtacccttccccagatctgtgcctcgacacgatcctgtctcggagctctacggacaattccttcgatctcatggctttgtttttgctctgacatgcactgtcaactgtggaaccttatatagacaggtgttcctttccaaatcgtgtccaatcaatttcatttaccacatgtggactccaatctagttgtagaaaaatctcaacgatgatcaatggaaacaggatgtacctgagctcaattttgagtcttatagcaaagggtctgaatactatgtaaataaaaaaaatctgttttttatttttcaataaatttgcaaacctttctaaaaacctgttttcgctttctcattatggggtattctatgtagattgatgaggggaaaatatAATTTactctattttagaataaggctgtaacgtaacaaaatgtggaaaaagtcaaggggtctgaatactgaatacaaatgcactgtacacacacagacagatatgcACACAAGCAGATGCAAGCACatagatccacacacacacagatgcacagacccgcacacacacaccctctgctgTCACTGTAGAGCTGCAGTCTTTAAAAGACTCTCTGAGCAGGGCCCAGTCTTCCCCCATTGAGATGCTGCAGCGAGACCCCGCCTCCTCCCTGGCATGCATATCGTCTAGGTAACGCAGCTGTGGGACCAGCTCCCTCACCGATGACCGGTAGCagtacccctcctcctcctcctgggaAAAGGAGAAGACAGCATCCACAaaagaaaggggggggggtggttgtaTCTGGAAGAGAGCCCAGCCCACACCTCATTCAACGAATCATGTTTCATATGAGCAGATGAGAAGTTGAATTAGGCTAGGTTTGATAAAACTGGGCCCACCCCTGGACGACTGTGATAAAGAATGATAGATGATACAGTAATAGGACTGCATAAAAGGGTTCAAGGTTGTACCTTTAGTTGTGATTTGAAAGGTTGATAAAGGCCAAGGTAAGTCCAACCTTTCAAAGTTAGCCTTTCAATGCCAAATACACAACACTTAACACCAGTATACCATACCATAACACAGCATAACAATACATAACATAGAGCTTTTTAGGCACAATGAATGTGTAACTTCTGTTCAAAGGAGAAGACAAAGAACATGGTTCTGAGTGGGCCGATAACAGAGTACTTATAAAGGCAATAATCTGCACTTTGTACTGTGCTTTGATCATTTATAAGCACTGAGAGAGAGCtcagagaagaaagaggagagagagaccagtaagAGCactatgctgctgctgctgctgctgagagatcaaacccacagagagagggaacgagatgGGGGAAGAGGGGGttagagaaggggggagagagagagagaaacccaaGGACCCCTCTCTCAGTGCTTGGACCAGGCCTAATGCATATTCAGATCAGCCTTCCCTCCCTCACTGCCCCAGTTTCCTAAGTCCTGCTGCTGGCTGGGTAGGTGAAAATAAACACATTCACTCTGTCCCAAAAACCCTACAAAGCACTGGGGCACATCGCCTCACAGGCCAAGCTCCTGGGCTCTCCTAAAAACCCACAATTGGTAAACAAGATAATATGTGGCACAggaactagactaaaacatggaATGATATGGGCAGGAAGCATCGTCCAGTCATACCACTTCATCGTGTCATTGTGCGATAGTAAAACCTTAATAAACCACTTTAATATGGGCTCAATCCCATCACTCAAAACATATATGCTAAAACCTTCCTACAGTATATACTCCACCCTGCCCAGTTGAGCAAGGTTTATACTAACCATCACCACTTTACCACAGCTGGTACCATCCCTACTTACACAAGCAAAACAAAGTTGAGCCTAAATGAAATACAGTGTAGGATAAGAATCCCCAGGTGCATAGGCTCCCTAGGCCTGTTTTGGTGTTTGTTTTGCTTTGAACACCACTTCCCTGTTCCCTGCTCTCCAGTCCCACTCCATTCTGcctgatgcagacagacagatagacagacagggacagacacaccGGTAGGTTGGTCAAACATTTTCTTGCCGAtagtacttagcacctctgaacagagtgTCGGCAATCTCTTTTGTTTACACACAGCAAAGACCTTGAAAGTTGTCAGCCACTCAGCCTTGTTAAAATACTAcaaaccagaaggtggcagtagcGTTGTTTGGCAATGCATATCTGTGCATATTGCACATGATCTAGATTCCAAGCTTTCTCCACTATTGTTGCTATTTTGTAGAAAGCCCTTGATGATACTAGTCAGATGGCCACAGCTAGTTAACTACCTAGCAAGAAGACGAAGGAACAATTTCATTCATAATCCCATACTGCCATTGCCAGCCCATAGCCaaaatgtttagctagctagctaaggttaGCATATTCGCTAGCGAGCAAAACAGAGCTAGCTATCTAAGGACACTGCACTAACACAGGCTTCTGTTTTAAGGAAACTATCTAACCCGTTGTGATTGAATTATTATGTCAATACTAGCTATAGTGGTTAGCTAGCTTGGCGGAAGTATTTTGTGTTGTGTGCATTGCGTCTGtgcacttacagtgcattcggaaagtattcagagcccttattctacagccttattctaaaatggataaaataaaataaattcccctcatcaatttacacagaataccccatcatgacaaagtgaaaaaaggttAAGAATTTTAGcattaaaaaaatgtgtcaaatgtataaaaaataaaaaataaactgaaatactttatttacataagtattcagaccctttgctatgagactcgaaattgagctcaggtgcatcctgtttccattgatcatctttgaggtgtttctacaacttgattcgagtccacctgtggtacattttattgattggacatgatttggaaaggcacacacctgtctatataaggtctcacagttgacagtgcatgtcagcgcaaaaacaaacccatgaggtcgaaggaattgtccgtagagctccgagacaggattgtgtcgaggcacagatctggggaagggtagcaaaacatgtctgcagcattgaaggtccccaagaacacagtggcctccatcattcttaaatggaagtagtttgtaaccatcaagactctttctagagctggccgcccagccaactgagcaattggggaagaagggccttggtcagggaggtaaccaagaacacaatggtcactctgacagagcttcagagttcctctgtggagatgggagaaccgtctctgcagcactccaccaattaagcctttatggtagagttgccagacggaagccactcctcagtaaaaggcacatgacagctcgcttggagtttgccaaaaggcatctaaaagattctcagaccacgagaaacaagattctctgttctgataaaaccaagattgaactctttggcctgaatgccaagcatcacgtctggaggaaacctggcaccatccctacggtgaagcatggtggtggcagcttcatgctgcggggatgtttttcagtggcatcgactaggagactagtcaggatcaagggaaagatgaacggagcaaagtacagagagatccttgatgaaaacctgctccagagcacacgggacctcagactggggcgaaggttcaccttccaacaggacaacgaccctaagcacacagccaagacaacgcaggagtggcttcgggacaagtctttgaatgttcttgagtggcccagccagagcccggacttgaacccgatcgaacatctctggagagacctgaaaatagctgtgcagtgacactctctatccaacctgacagagcttgagaggatctgcagagaagaacgggagaactctccaaatacaggtgtgccaagcttgtagagtcatacccaagaagactcgaggctgtaatcgctgccaaaggtgcttcaacaaagtactgaataaagagtctgaatatttatgtacatatgatatttccatttttttatatacattcgcaaaaatgttgaaaaacctgtttttgctttgtcattatggggtattgtgtgtagattgatgtgggggaACAAACGATttagtcaattttagaataaggttgtaatgtaacatgatgtgaaaaaagtaaaggggtctgaatacttccgaatgcactgtatctagctaccatcccatagcctgcattgcatataaAGTGTGGCTAAGCTCATCCGTGGACATATGGAGAAAATTACCATTTGTGCTCACAGATTGGCTAAATGTCAAGTTGTTGGCCACTGACGCGCATTGGTATATTCGTTGCTACCGGGTTGCACGCAGGTACAACTTTTGTTCTAGCAAGAGAAGGAACGGCTTCCCACTGTGATAAGTAGCTATTGGCAGTGAGATTCTTGGTATGTTTCATGCTTTAAAGCAGCCTGGGATCACAGCCAGACTCACTGCATTTTGGCCAATATCATCTGGGCCCATCAGAGAGAGCATGGCTCACagccccccatacacacacatacacaacttgAGTATCTATGAGGATTCGGTAATGAATTCAATAATATACACGATTATGGACTTGTGGTGAGGGTTAGGGTAAGAAgatacagtaggagtgtgtgtatataggtaCCTGTGTGGCGTTGGGGTGGGGGCACATACAGACGGGGTTTCCCTCCAGGGTAAGTGTGCGGAGCTGGGAGCAGAGGCCCAGGTACTGCACCTGCACCAGGTCATTCACATCATTCCCTTCCAGGTCCAACAGCTGTAGATTCTCCAGCATGCTCACCTGACTCAGGTCCGACACACTGTTGTAGGCCACATACAGCTCCTAGCGTAGGGAGAGGACATACCAACACAGGCTCAGGTTTAGTGTCGCTCAACTGTTATTTGCACATAGTCAAATGCATAAAACTTAAACTTTTGTTGAATTGTGAGATTTTCACAGGTGAGCAAAGTGGGTAGAAGCCAGGTGGATTAGGCAGGTGGAACAAGTCTATCCTCTAGTTCATGATGGTCCACTACAAAAGTTTtctagtaccaactctaccttgagagaggagaaggagggaatcCCATCCAGGTCTGCCAGGTTGCAGCGAGACATCCACAGCACCTGCAGATGGGACAGCGTGGTTCCCAGGTCCCTGGGAGACATAGACAGTCATGATCCCGAGGCAAGGGTGGAATTGTATCAACAGAACATCAGGTGCCGTGACATATGGTTTATGAATTTATAAAATGTGAACCGCAAATCCAGGATGGAaatgtcttgctgctttttgttctatgttgctctgtctgtatgctacgtcgtgcttgtcctatgttgctatgtcttgttctatgttgctattgtctatattgtaattgtttttaataacctgcccagggcctgcggttgaaaattagccggctggctaaaaccggcacttttattgaaacgttgattaatgtgcactgtccctgtaaaaataaactcaaactcaactcaactcaaaGAAAATAAATTGCCTCGTAACATGAGTCCTAACTTTTGAACGGTTTAGGCTAGAGACGAGCAGTTTTCTGCAACGTAAAGGTACAACGTGGCGTTTTTTTTAAtggtacactacatggccaaaagtatttggacacctgctcgtcgaacatctcattccagaatcatgggcagtaatatggagttggtcttgtTGGAAAGGGGGCACGTTGaaagccactgagctcttcagtacaggccattctactgccaatgtttgtctatggagattgcatggctgtgtgctcgattttataaacctgtcagcaactggtgtggctgaaatagccgaatccacatactactggccatgtagtgtatcaaGAGGCTGTGGTACAGCGAATCCTAATCAGACTTGCCCGAgctcagggttgggtaggttactttctaaatgtaatccattacagttacctgtccaaaattgtaatcagtaatgtaacttttggattacccaaactcagtaatgtaatctgattatgttcagttacttttagattactttccccttaagaggcattagaagaagacaaaaatgtatgttaccaattgagcAGGatatctattgcaggataaatcaatgttaaagtttacatagctggccatatatggacgttacattttactttatgggttggttatgtaggcttcttctaagtCATCGCTTtgtactacatataataatacgattaaattatataAACTATATATATTAATGTAAAGATAAGTcacaaaatggatgtagcaactacagattacccctttaagtctatcaaaagtttACGAGTTtaagcatgtgtccattaggcctatggaacAAAAATGTATCAGCAttaattagattgagcaataaaagccttACTTTTATTCCATAGTCTGGGATCTGCACTATGTAGcttttgcatttttcactggctgtccactggtgtcaaaaacaatgattgattggcagcttaaacttcttgaattcaaccattattgggttcaaatacacatttagatttgtgaacagccatccacaacaaccacaatccttatggcgcaaatagctaaatgagagagcagcagtgtgattcacatcaatgcgctatggtgatatcaataataagttatatccgtatcgccgtagactacaccactgctgtcatccttacctccaagcttttattcaaattggataatctttggatgccgacagtagtcgcaccattggaagacatacaaAACACATTCTTGCTCTTTTCccacgatccatcaaacacatttggtgtgtcattatagtggtctctgacttgtggtcagactcgctaaGGCAGAACAAGTTTAAACATGCGCCTTTTTACAATGCTGATtttaatgtcattgagaaaacagagaagtgtcaaagatttttttcCCGCAAACATatttttctgaatttaaaagtaatcctcaaagtaatcatctaggttttcaaaccagggaccctctacacacatcaacaactgacacccacgaagcgtcgttacccatcgctccacaaaagccgcggcccttgcagagcaaggggcaacactacttctaggtttcagagcaagtgacataactgattgaaacgctagtagcgcgtacccgctaactagccagccatttcacatccgttacacgtgCACACAATTTTTCTTTATGCAAGTCCAAGTTTGGTAGCcaaagtattttttttgtcatttaacGAGAGAACTCCTTGTCAAAAATGCCAAAATTAATGACcgatttattgatttattttagaTTACTTCAGACTATTTTAAGGAAGTGTTTCGGGCTATGTTGTTGCTACAGTGGCTAAAGAAGGACAAATAACTATTTtttttcaagtaaatgtgtttagGGAGTATACGAGCACAGACGGTTGTTTCGCCTAGCCAAG is a genomic window containing:
- the lrrc56 gene encoding leucine-rich repeat-containing protein 56 isoform X1, which translates into the protein MICSQDSARVLVTELSGSGQMNPTPAAYEDSDMQVELYLSPEKLVGLLLKALSGTEDLVRVTSLEMCVDTQESTLGNFGAYLPKLVQLKMNNSMIMSVRDLGTTLSHLQVLWMSRCNLADLDGIPSFSSLKELYVAYNSVSDLSQVSMLENLQLLDLEGNDVNDLVQVQYLGLCSQLRTLTLEGNPVCMCPHPNATQEEEEGYCYRSSVRELVPQLRYLDDMHAREEAGSRCSISMGEDWALLRESFKDCSSTVTAEEKRAVSVCAYSRPSSGQRLASSLSSSRPSSRPVTARPLSAAGSRPLSGSRPLSAAGYRALSPPGSRSGSTDADPVSVDPDASILTHGAGKVLFCGSPVQALRARRQKMRNAAPSPVSTPSTPPLHDPENTYDLEEQEGCQRSDVFSELRAWREQHNKRLLAMERDGPQILTILNGDEEEDDEDDESISIFSGKEEEEEGKKESAGLSHWLNIDSTDSSSQSPSPDVFQREAKSPEVARLSLSPDCTLSPSPPQSATSAPGSRRLSMLRAHRLRLSGGVAVAAVRPAEYHTDSETITGVPILENQGLQEAVRPKVPLLPKATYHMPHRPASSPLVRRLRSPTGGASVHSVNGLQPIVLSRPPGRPAIMRPHATKAALQKTPQRLTLHPSRGNSHLD
- the lrrc56 gene encoding leucine-rich repeat-containing protein 56 isoform X2, with protein sequence MICSQDSARVLVTELSGSGQMNPTPAAYEDSDMQVELYLSPEKLKALSGTEDLVRVTSLEMCVDTQESTLGNFGAYLPKLVQLKMNNSMIMSVRDLGTTLSHLQVLWMSRCNLADLDGIPSFSSLKELYVAYNSVSDLSQVSMLENLQLLDLEGNDVNDLVQVQYLGLCSQLRTLTLEGNPVCMCPHPNATQEEEEGYCYRSSVRELVPQLRYLDDMHAREEAGSRCSISMGEDWALLRESFKDCSSTVTAEEKRAVSVCAYSRPSSGQRLASSLSSSRPSSRPVTARPLSAAGSRPLSGSRPLSAAGYRALSPPGSRSGSTDADPVSVDPDASILTHGAGKVLFCGSPVQALRARRQKMRNAAPSPVSTPSTPPLHDPENTYDLEEQEGCQRSDVFSELRAWREQHNKRLLAMERDGPQILTILNGDEEEDDEDDESISIFSGKEEEEEGKKESAGLSHWLNIDSTDSSSQSPSPDVFQREAKSPEVARLSLSPDCTLSPSPPQSATSAPGSRRLSMLRAHRLRLSGGVAVAAVRPAEYHTDSETITGVPILENQGLQEAVRPKVPLLPKATYHMPHRPASSPLVRRLRSPTGGASVHSVNGLQPIVLSRPPGRPAIMRPHATKAALQKTPQRLTLHPSRGNSHLD